From the Onychostoma macrolepis isolate SWU-2019 chromosome 13, ASM1243209v1, whole genome shotgun sequence genome, the window TTCCTGCTCATTTTTACAGGTTCAGCGCACCATTGCGAAGCAGATCCAGACAGTGCGTCTTATTGGAAAAGGCAGGTATGGAGAGGTGTGGCTCGGCCGGTGGAGGGGGGAAAAGGTAGCAGTGAAGGTGTTCTTCACTCGAGAGGAGGCTAGCTGGTTCAGAGAGACAGAGATCTACCAAACCGTGCTCATGAGACACGAGAACATACTAGGTACACTTCATGCCATTCAAGATGATCTCGTTCATGTGTAGTGTTTGTAATTGTATATCAATTGTGTTAAACAACTCTTCGATCTGTCTGAAGGCTTCATTGCTGCTGACATTAATGGCACTGGAGCCTCTACGCAGCTGTACCTGATCACAGACTACCATGAGAACGGCTCTCTGTATGACTATTTGAAGTTCACCACTCTGGACACACAGGCCCTGCTCAAACTGGCCTACTCTGCAGCCTGTGGCTTGTGTCACCTGCACACGGAAATCTACGGCACGCAGGGAAAACCAGCCATCGCTCACAGAGACCTGAAGAGCAAGAACATCCTCATAAAGAAAAACGGCACCTGTTGCATCGCTGACCTCGGGCTTGCTGTCAAATTCAACAGGTGCTTCTTCACTCTTCGTTCATTTTGAAGTGGTTTGTTCAGTCATTTTGAGGAagtaacattttttgtttgtctcAGTGACACAAATGAAGTGGACATCCCACTGAGCACACGTATGGGGACCCGACGCTATATGGCTCCAGAGGTCCTGGATGAGACTCTGAATAAGAACCACTTCCAGGCCTACATCATGGCGGACATCTACAATTATGGGCTGGTTATATGGGAAATGGCCAGACGCTGTGTCACTGGAGGTATTCACTGGCAaatctttcttttgttttgctttataCATGTTAAAAGATTTTTGATAACAGGAACCAATTCTCACTGTtagctagttgcttattagtatgcctattattaaaggcttagttcacccaaaaatgaaaattatcctgttatatactcaccctcaagccttcctaggtgtatatgattttcttctttcagacgaatccaatcggagttatattcaaaattgtcctggctcttctaaGCTCTGTCATTGTAGTCAGCAGGTGTTTCTGTTACACAGTCCAAATcacgtaaaataaagtgtgccTCCATCCataaatccataaaaaaaaCGTGCCTCAAATGGCTCCGGGGGATGAATCCTGTAACGAatccatgtgtttttgtaagaaaaatatccatatttctaACGTAATAAACACATCTCTCTCACTTCATCTAACTGTCATACGCGAAGCCCTTCCAGCGGAAGTAGTAGGACAtcgagaacaaaacaaaacgctgGCCAtgaattagaagcacaaaacaaggatttgtaaagaaaaatgtcagaggatttcgatataagccaagaggagactggttttcctttggtaaagtaaggaaactttgctttATTTGCTCCTataatcaaaagttgttttttgcGAGACTCGCATGCGTATGCGCTGCGCCGGCATCCTACGTCATCTGCCGGAAAGGCAATCTCTCGTGAACGCGCGTGCGACAGATTAGCAGATGTTCCACAAAACTTTATAtcagtatatataatttttttttttttttacaaaaatgcaaccggaggcctttattcatccCCCAGAGCCGTGTGATgcgtgtttttttatttatttttttttataatggatTCGCGCACTTTATTTGATGTGTTTTGGACTGTGCAACAGAAACACCCGCAGACTACAATGACAGAGCttagaagagccaggacaatttataatataactccgattggattcatctgaaagaagaaagtctcatacacctaggatggcttgagggtgagtaaataacaggatcattttcatttttgggtgaaccttttaacatattgtctgtttattagtacttataaagtgCACATTCTCCACAAccattctacatccctaatcctacccaatacctaaacttaacaactaccttactaactattaataaacagcaaattaggagatTGAGGCAAAAAGGCCTGACTTCTCAATCATTTTGTCTGCATAAACCAAAGGGGCAGCCCTTTCTTTTAATCAACTGCAAGCTTGCATTCAGAActgcctccatccaatcaacaactgatggATAGAaccaagttttttttctttttgatgaTAATTTTCACTCAGATCTGTCACTACTTCTGTTACATTGCAGCTTTAAGTATTTTgatctaaaatgaaaacttcCTGTTGTGGATGCTTACAGAATTGAAACCATtcgtaattaattaattaatgaattccATGATTGTTTCCCAGGTATCGTTGAGGACTATCAGCTGCCATATTATGAGATTGTGCCATCAGATCCGTCTTTTGAGGATATGCTTGAGGTTGTGTGCGTCAAAGGACTGCGGCCCACTGTATCCAACAGATGGAACAGTGATGAGGTGAGTCATCCAGCAGATGGCAGCATATTTACAGATTATATTTGCAGAATGTTTACAGAATTAGTTCATATTTGTGCAGTTAATAAATATGTGCAGAAGAGAAATGTATTTCATGATCTAATAAGAGTTTGTCTCCCCAGTGTTTGAGGGCCATGTTAAAGCTGATGTCAGAATGCTGGGCCCACAATCCCGCATCGCGCCTGACCATCCTACGAGTAAAGAAGACTTTAGCAAAAATGGTGGAATCTCAAGACATTAAAATCTGAGTGGCTTTTATTTCGTCTTTGACATCATTGTCCCCTTcacagaggaggaggagagtcAGTGATGGTGACATCTAACACAGCTAACTATGAAATATAGCAAGCTCTCTTTCTCTGCTGGATTAGACAATGGTGCCTTTGCTGCTTTCTGTGAAAGCTGTGCCGTTGCAAACTTGGATCAGAGGATTACTGCAACAGACTGAAACAGTAGAGTGGGAAAGATTGACGTAAACCCCACTGCCTTAAAATACACTCAAGTTACTCTGCATATGTTCTTTAGATTCTGGGATAAACTTCCTGCCATATGGATGAAATGCTGTTGACTTCTCATGGAATCTGTGTAAAGCATACTGTGATTTAATGTATGATGtgtaatatattatagtaataGATGAACTGACAACAGAGCAAAACAATATGCTATCAATATAATCTCGTCCAGTTAAGAGCTGTTGTAGACTATCTGATGTGTGGCAGAAGTTCTTCTCTCATCCCCCACGGAAGGTTAAAGGTAAAGAGGTGCATGCTGCTTTTTCAGTAGATGCAGTTGTCAAAATGGTTGTTGCC encodes:
- the bmpr1aa gene encoding bone morphogenetic protein receptor, type IAa, producing the protein MAQLLYVTVVLAEVCLLLRLCAGAGQNPDHVLQGTGVKPGSDSRRPGDDSTVAPEDAARFLSCHCSGHCPDDAKNNTCETNGQCFAIIEEDENGDVILSSGCMKYEGSHFQCKDSQFAQTRRTIECCQFDFCNRDLKPELPPRDIEPPDPHWLAFLISVTVCFCALICVTVICYYRYKWQTERQRYHRDLQQDAFIPAGESLKDLINQSQTSGSGSGLPLLVQRTIAKQIQTVRLIGKGRYGEVWLGRWRGEKVAVKVFFTREEASWFRETEIYQTVLMRHENILGFIAADINGTGASTQLYLITDYHENGSLYDYLKFTTLDTQALLKLAYSAACGLCHLHTEIYGTQGKPAIAHRDLKSKNILIKKNGTCCIADLGLAVKFNSDTNEVDIPLSTRMGTRRYMAPEVLDETLNKNHFQAYIMADIYNYGLVIWEMARRCVTGGIVEDYQLPYYEIVPSDPSFEDMLEVVCVKGLRPTVSNRWNSDECLRAMLKLMSECWAHNPASRLTILRVKKTLAKMVESQDIKI